The proteins below are encoded in one region of Hordeum vulgare subsp. vulgare chromosome 3H, MorexV3_pseudomolecules_assembly, whole genome shotgun sequence:
- the LOC123442087 gene encoding uncharacterized protein LOC123442087, which translates to MEYNRIFPCPNSPRRELPQARHPHPICTPHIKKPSFIPIPSLTRFHPPPPQSSPPISSSSQSVAAAAAAPSVGFVDRPPLFHFRQLDSQRWTLLLANSKTIIWPKILGQCAREETISTSSIRRQVRIQSGKTIPKILIGWHLIQQE; encoded by the exons ATGGAGTAT AATCGTATCTTTCCCTGTCCGAATTCACCGCGCCGTGAGCTTCCACAAGCGCGTCATCCCCATCCCATCTGCACACCCCATATAAAGAAACCATCTTTTATACCAATCCCTAGTCTCACACGGTTCCACCCACCGCCTCCCCAATCATCCCCTCCGATTTCCTCCAGTTCCCAATCtgtagctgctgctgctgctgctccttctGTGGGATTCGTGGATCGGCCCCCTCTTTTCCATTTCAG GCAATTAGACTCGCAGAGATGGACACTACTGCTGGCTAATAGTAAAACGATTATATGgccaaag ATATTAGGGCAATGTGCAAGGGAGGAAACGATTTCTACTTCATCAATAAGGAGACAAGTGCGGATTCAATCAGGCAAAAcaattccaaaaattctcatcGGATGGCATTTGATACAGCAAGAATAA
- the LOC123445329 gene encoding F-box/kelch-repeat protein At1g67480-like, translated as MVTIVGTREQFVQPQSCLRATMQLKSPTRPKLSFCFTPQGDCDQYCALIPGLPEDLAKICLALVPRTHFPVMGGVSKRWMSFLESKELIAVRKEVRKLDECVYVLTTDAGAKGSHWEVLGCQGQKNTPLPPMPGPTKAGFGVVVLDGKLVVIAGYAADHGKECVSDEVYQYDCFLNRWTAISKMNVARCDFACAEVNGVIYVAGGFGPDGDSLSSIEVYDPEQNKWALIGRLRRPRWGCFGCSFEDKMYVMGGRSSFTIGNSRFIDVYDTNSGAWGEFRNGCVMVTAHAVLGEKLFCIEWKNQRSLAIFNPADNSWQKVPVPLTGSSSTRFSLGTHDGKLLLFSLEEEPGYQTLMYDPAAPTGSEWCKSTLRPSGSCLCSVTIKA; from the exons ATGGTTACAATCGTTGGTACACGGGAACAGTTTGTTCAACCACAGTCGTGTCTCCGTGCTACAATGCAGCTCAAGTCCCCAACAAGGCCAAAACTTTCCTTCTGCTTTACGCCACAAGGGGATTGCGATCAATACTGTGCTTTAATCCCTGGCTTGCCAGAAGACCTGGCAAAGATATGCCTTGCCCTTGTTCCTCGAACTCATTTTCCTGTCATGGGTGGAGTATCCAAGAGGTGGATGTCATTCCTAGAGAGCAAAGAATTAATTGCTGTAAGGAAAGAGGTTCGGAAGCTTGACGAGTGTGTGTACGTCTTGACCACTGATGCTGGAGCAAAGGGTTCTCATTGGGAGGTTTTGGGATGTCAGGGGCAAAAGAACACCCCTCTTCCGCCTATGCCTGGACCAACCAAAGCTGGGTTTGGTGTGGTTGTCCTTGATGGGAAGCTCGTGGTCATTGCTGGCTATGCTGCTGACCATGGCAAGGAATGTGTTTCTGATGAGGTTTACCAGTATGATTGTTTCCTCAACAG GTGGACTGCCATTTCTAAGATGAATGTTGCTCGTTGTGACTTCGCGTGTGCAGAGGTCAATGGTGTGATATATGTTGCTGGTGGATTTGGTCCTGATGGTGATAGTTTATCAAGTATCGAAGTTTATGACCCAGAACAAAATAAATGGGCGTTGATCGGGCGCCTTCGCAGGCCAAGATGGGGTTGCTTTGGGTGTAGCTTTGAAGACAAGATGTACGTCATGGGTGGCCGTTCAAGCTTCACCATTGGTAACTCCCGTTTCATTGACGTGTACGATACAAATAGCGGTGCCTGGGGTGAGTTTAGGAATGGCTGTGTAATGGTCACGGCTCATGCTGTTCTTGGTGAGAAGCTCTTCTGCATCGAGTGGAAGAACCAGAGGTCTCTGGCGATTTTCAACCCAGCAGACAATTCCTGGCAGAAGGTTCCTGTGCCGCTTACTGGTAGTTCTAGCACGCGGTTTTCTCTCGGGACACATGACGGGAAATTGCTGCTCTTCTCACTGGAGGAAGAACCCGGCTATCAGACACTGATGTATGATCCTGCTGCGCCAACAGGCTCTGAATGGTGCAAGTCTACGCTCAGGCCATCAGGATCATGCTTGTGCAGCGTGACCATCAAAGCCTGA